DNA from Mycolicibacterium alvei:
AACACGGCGCGTTGCGCGGCATGCTGGCCTTTCTGGCGGTCAACACCACCTACCGCGGACCCGAAACGCCGGGCAGTGCGGCCGCCCTGGCCTACGGACTGGCGGTGCCCGACGAGAACGCCGTGCTGATGAAGAAGCTGGCGGGCGGGATCGGCGCCTTGACCGACCATCTGCATGCGCTGCTGACCGCCGCCGGGGGTGAACTGCGGTTGCGCAGCAGCGTCGACCGGATAGCCGTCGACAACGGCCGGATCACCGGAGTGCGGTTGGCCGACGGCACCACGATCACCGCGCCCGTCGTGGTGTCGGCGATCGCCCCGGACATCACGGTGACCAAGCTGATCGATCCCGAGGCGCTGCCGGCCGAGGTGCGTGAGCGGTTCACCCGGATCGACCATCGCGGCAGCTATCTGCAGATGCATTTCGCGCTCGACGGAGCGCCCACCTTCGACGCCCCCTATGAGCTGCTCAACGACCCGGAAATGCAGGCTGCCATCGGCATTTTCAGCACTCCGGAAGAACTGCAGCAGCAGTGGCAGGACGCCCGCCGCGGGATCGTGCCCGCCGATCCCGCCGTCGCCTTTCAGATCCCGTCGGCTCATGACCCGACGCTGGCCCCGCCGGGCAAGCACGCCGCCTCGGCGTTCGCGTTGTGGTTCCCGGTCGAGGAGTCGGCGTCCGGCTACGGCGAACTCAAGGACGAGATGGGCCGGCGGGTCATCGAGAAGATCAGCCGGTTGGCGCCTGATTTCGAGCAGCGGATCATCCGACACACCACCTTCACGCCGCGCCACATGGGCACGATGTTCGGCGCGCCGGGCGGCGACTACTGCCACGGCCTGATCCATCCCGAGCAGATGGGCCCCAACCGTCCCGGCCCCAAAGGGCATGTCGGTCAACCGATTCCCATTGACGGTCTATATCTGGCCAGCGCCGGGTGTCACGGTGGGCCGGGGATCACCTTCATCCCCGGCTACAACGCCGCCAAGGCCGTGCTGGGCGACTGAACGGGGCTCCACTCGGTCGCGCACCGGGATCGTGGGCATTGCGCACATCGGCGAGCGTAGCCCCGGGTAATCTCGCCGCATGGCAACCAGCGATTCCCGTGAAGTAGTGATCGAGGCGACCCCACAGGAGATCCTCGACGTCGTCGCCGATGTCGAGGCGACGCCGACCTGGTCGCCCCAATACCAGCGTGCCGAGATCCTCGAGTCCTACGACGACGGCCGGCCCAAGCAGGTGAAGATGACGGTCAAGGCCGCCGGGTTGACCGACGAGCAGGTCATCGAATACACCTGGAGTGAGAACAAGGTCAGCTGGACGCTGGTGCGGGCCGGCCAGCTCAAGGCCCAGGACGCCAGCTACACCCTGACCCCCGACGGTGACAAGACCAAGGTCCGGTTCGACATCACCATCGATCT
Protein-coding regions in this window:
- a CDS encoding SRPBCC family protein; translation: MATSDSREVVIEATPQEILDVVADVEATPTWSPQYQRAEILESYDDGRPKQVKMTVKAAGLTDEQVIEYTWSENKVSWTLVRAGQLKAQDASYTLTPDGDKTKVRFDITIDLSVPMPGFILKRTMKGGVETATEGLRKQVLKVKKG
- a CDS encoding phytoene desaturase family protein, with the translated sequence MAEYDAIVIGAGHNGLAAAALLARAGRRTLCLEAKRYAGGMASTVELFDGYRFEIAGSLQFPTSAVVSAELGLDTLPTVGLEVMSVSLRGIGDRPVVYYADPMKMLGHLGEVHGADAVAGMAGLMTWSLAPTRALGRFDAGRPPRTLDEMYACAATESERLAIDDLLFGSVSDVLDRYLPDKDKHGALRGMLAFLAVNTTYRGPETPGSAAALAYGLAVPDENAVLMKKLAGGIGALTDHLHALLTAAGGELRLRSSVDRIAVDNGRITGVRLADGTTITAPVVVSAIAPDITVTKLIDPEALPAEVRERFTRIDHRGSYLQMHFALDGAPTFDAPYELLNDPEMQAAIGIFSTPEELQQQWQDARRGIVPADPAVAFQIPSAHDPTLAPPGKHAASAFALWFPVEESASGYGELKDEMGRRVIEKISRLAPDFEQRIIRHTTFTPRHMGTMFGAPGGDYCHGLIHPEQMGPNRPGPKGHVGQPIPIDGLYLASAGCHGGPGITFIPGYNAAKAVLGD